Proteins co-encoded in one Mycobacterium mantenii genomic window:
- a CDS encoding LLM class flavin-dependent oxidoreductase, with protein sequence MTVQPAAFLRTTLPLDLSRLAELDSGRYHSIWLPDHMVSFWPDSIWTPEFTDLATASPSPHRHLDGLAVAAAAAVLTERVPLVSAVVDTVRRHPALLAQTALTIDHLAKGRFILGLGSGESENTLPYGFDFSRSVSRFEESLAVIRLLWESDGPVDFDGQFYSLHHARLDTEPYEGRRPQIWIGASGPRMLDITGRHADGWWPAGAWTPEHYAQMLSVVRASAERAGRDPLAITPCFIQVCLIGADDDALAEILQAPLVKAFLLQVSAKTLHDFGFEHPMGDSWRGFQDIDPAVLTRERIVEFLDNVRPEMVLAVVPHGTPKEVAKIVKTYVDAGLRVPKILDYGAMAGVTYSQASAANVLAAEDELVRLCGDLS encoded by the coding sequence ATGACCGTTCAACCCGCAGCGTTCCTCCGCACGACGCTCCCCCTCGACCTGTCCCGTCTCGCGGAGCTCGACAGTGGTCGCTACCACTCCATCTGGCTGCCCGACCACATGGTCAGCTTCTGGCCGGACTCGATCTGGACTCCCGAGTTCACCGACCTGGCCACCGCTTCCCCATCGCCGCACCGGCATCTGGACGGCCTGGCGGTGGCCGCTGCGGCCGCGGTCCTCACCGAGCGGGTTCCTCTGGTCAGCGCGGTCGTCGACACGGTGCGGCGCCATCCCGCCCTGCTGGCCCAGACCGCGCTCACCATCGACCATCTCGCCAAGGGACGCTTCATCCTCGGGCTGGGCAGCGGCGAGAGTGAGAACACGCTGCCCTACGGCTTCGACTTCTCGCGTTCGGTCAGCCGCTTCGAGGAGTCGCTGGCGGTGATCCGGCTGCTGTGGGAAAGCGACGGGCCGGTCGACTTCGACGGCCAGTTCTACTCGCTGCACCACGCCCGGTTGGACACCGAACCCTACGAGGGCCGGCGACCGCAGATCTGGATCGGCGCCAGCGGCCCGCGGATGCTCGACATCACGGGCCGGCATGCCGACGGGTGGTGGCCGGCGGGCGCGTGGACTCCGGAGCACTACGCGCAGATGCTGTCCGTGGTGCGGGCATCCGCAGAACGCGCCGGCCGCGATCCGCTGGCGATCACACCCTGCTTCATCCAGGTGTGCCTAATCGGTGCGGACGACGACGCCCTCGCCGAGATCCTGCAGGCGCCACTGGTCAAGGCCTTTCTGCTGCAGGTCTCCGCAAAGACATTGCACGACTTCGGATTCGAGCACCCCATGGGCGATAGTTGGCGCGGATTCCAGGACATCGACCCGGCCGTACTCACCCGGGAGCGGATCGTGGAGTTTCTGGACAACGTGCGACCCGAGATGGTCCTGGCCGTCGTACCCCATGGCACACCGAAAGAGGTCGCCAAAATCGTCAAGACGTACGTGGACGCGGGTCTGCGCGTGCCCAAGATTCTCGATTACGGCGCCATGGCCGGGGTGACATACTCGCAGGCTTCCGCGGCGAATGTCCTTGCGGCAGAGGACGAACTCGTGCGGCTCTGCGGAGATCTGTCGTGA